One part of the Rutidosis leptorrhynchoides isolate AG116_Rl617_1_P2 chromosome 1, CSIRO_AGI_Rlap_v1, whole genome shotgun sequence genome encodes these proteins:
- the LOC139885809 gene encoding probable protein phosphatase 2C 9 — protein MGNLCGNSGSKLVGGQASHDTGKGRGHQGSVKYGFSLVKGKANHPMEDYHVAKFVPHQGRELGLFAIFDGHLGDSVPAYLQKHLFSNILKESEFWTDPDRAILKAYERTDQSILSHSPDLGRGGSTAVTAILIDGRKLWVANVGDSRAVLSRGGQAIQMTVDHEPNTERGSIENRGGFVSNMPGDVARVNGQLAVSRAFGDKNLKTHLRSDPDVTNADIDASTEVLILASDGLWKVMSNQEAVDVATNVKEPQKAAKELAAEALHRESKDDISIIVVRFS, from the exons ATGGGTAATTTATGCGGTAATTCTGGTTCAAAG CTTGTCGGCGGCCAAGCATCGCATGACACCGGCAAGGGACGGGGCCACCAAGGTTCGGTCAAATATGGATTCAGCTTAGTCAAAGGAAAAGCGAATCATCCAATGGAAGATTACCATGTTGCCAAATTTGTCCCTCATCAAGGACGCGAACTTGGACTCTTCGCCATATTCGATGGCCATTTGGGAGATAGTGTACCTGCATATCTTCAAAAACACCTATTCTCCAATATCCTAAAAGAG AGTGAGTTTTGGACGGATCCAGACAGAGCGATTTTGAAAGCGTATGAAAGAACAGACCAATCGATTCTTTCTCATAGTCCTGATTTGGGAAGAGGTGGGTCCACTGCAGTTACTGCGATATTAATCGATGGTCGTAAGTTATGGGTAGCAAACGTTGGAGATTCTCGGGCAGTTTTGTCGAGAGGCGGGCAAGCGATTCAGATGACCGTTGATCATGAACCTAATACCGAAAGAGGCAGCATTGAAAATAGAGGAGGTTTTGTCTCTAACATGCCAG GTGACGTGGCACGAGTGAATGGGCAACTAGCCGTTTCACGTGCTTTCGGTGACAAGAATTTGAAGACTCATTTACGATCTGATCCTGATGTAACTAATGCGGATATTGATGCCAGTACAGAAGTTCTCATTCTCGCTAGCGACGGTTTATGGAAG GTAATGTCTAATCAAGAGGCAGTGGACGTAGCGACAAATGTCAAGGAACCACAGAAGGCTGCAAAGGAGCTTGCAGCCGAAGCGTTGCATAGAGAAAGCAAAGATGATATTTCTATCATTGTGGTTCGGTTTAGCTGA
- the LOC139849954 gene encoding probable protein phosphatase 2C 10, with the protein MVREYHYLLNFLYERTDQSILSHSPDLGRGGSTAVTAILIDGRKLWVANIGDSRAVLSRGGQAIQMTVDHEPNTERGSIENRGGFVSNMAGDVARVKGQLAVSRAFGDKNLKTHLRSDPDVTNADIDASTEVLILASDGLWKVMSNQEAVDVATNVKEPQKAAKELAAEALHRESKDDISIIVVRFS; encoded by the exons ATGGTACGCGAATATCACTATCTGTTAAATTTTCTTTATGAAAGAACAGACCAATCGATTCTTTCTCATAGTCCTGATTTGGGAAGAGGTGGGTCCACCGCAGTCACTGCAATTCTAATCGATGGTCGTAAGTTATGGGTAGCAAACATTGGAGATTCTCGGGCAGTTTTGTCGAGAGGTGGGCAAGCGATTCAGATGACCGTTGATCATGAACCTAATACAGAAAGAGGCAGCATTGAAAACAGAGGAGGGTTTGTCTCCAACATGGCAG GTGACGTGGCACGAGTGAAAGGGCAACTAGCCGTTTCACGTGCTTTCGGTGACAAGAATTTGAAGACTCATTTACGATCTGATCCTGATGTAACTAATGCTGATATTGATGCCAGTACAGAAGTTCTCATTCTCGCTAGCGATGGTTTATGGAAG GTAATGTCTAATCAAGAGGCAGTGGACGTAGCGACAAATGTCAAGGAACCACAGAAGGCGGCAAAGGAGCTTGCAGCCGAAGCGTTGCATAGAGAAAGCAAAGATGATATTTCTATCATTGTGGTTCGGTTTAGCTGA